From the Chitinispirillum alkaliphilum genome, one window contains:
- a CDS encoding Acetyltransferase — MENKTVIETERLILRHTEKSDANEMLKLFSDPIAMTYFPDVKDIDGVLEWIEFIQSCYASEGYGFYTAVRKEDQKIIGYCGLILQKDVDGKDETEIGYALIRDFWKNGYASEAAIACRKYGFNVLGKEKLISLIRPDNCASIEVALKNGLQWEKDIHRWDYTHSVYSVKKEAC, encoded by the coding sequence ATGGAAAACAAAACCGTTATAGAAACTGAACGCCTGATACTGAGGCATACAGAAAAAAGCGATGCAAACGAAATGCTTAAACTCTTTTCCGATCCTATTGCGATGACATACTTTCCGGATGTCAAAGATATCGATGGAGTATTGGAGTGGATAGAATTTATCCAGTCATGCTATGCGTCAGAAGGCTACGGTTTTTATACTGCAGTTCGAAAAGAGGATCAAAAAATAATTGGCTATTGCGGACTGATACTTCAGAAGGATGTAGACGGAAAGGACGAAACAGAGATTGGATACGCCCTTATAAGAGATTTCTGGAAAAACGGATACGCTTCCGAAGCGGCGATTGCCTGCAGGAAATACGGTTTTAATGTACTGGGTAAAGAAAAACTTATATCTCTTATCAGACCAGACAACTGTGCATCGATTGAGGTCGCCCTCAAAAACGGCCTTCAATGGGAGAAGGATATTCACCGGTGGGATTATACTCACAGTGTTTATTCTGTAAAAAAAGAGGCTTGTTAA
- a CDS encoding Acriflavin resistance protein, with translation MSVGSFSVKNPVLINILMISILVLGYQSVQRLPQEQFSDVPFFWVIISVPYPGASPFDIERSVAIPVENEMDGLRSVREVQTIIQEGIATIQIQFEEGISREEFVGLYSEAQTRFGRVELPDGALEPTLTDFSSEDFLPVIEAVLHGEVDSVTLVTEVRRLRDEITSLPEVSMVTLTGAPERQIRINAHQSALESYRLSIDEVVQSVSGADVRMPAGFLKTPRRQYLVRTVEEKTRPEDFGDIIVRQQTPEMGLVRLSDVADVREALSPTGPVARFNFEPATNLQISKITGASSVDVVDDIRQLVEEFKPGLEEGLRITFINDATVRIRSSINVLVTNAVFGFVLLILVLWYFVGIRNSFIIGLGIPITFAITFIVLEITGDTLNSNSLFALVLVLGLIVDHAIVIIENCYRVRQEGLSPEQAAIRGTDEVFSPVVSATLTTIAAFLPLMIVPGLIGRFLRVIPLVVTIALLASNFEALLLLPSHFAHWSSSKTKEEKRFFLKIESLWSRILRRVYHHRYVAIGIGFIFLLFSAVILNFVQQDLFAGEEYSYFFIEIEMPPGTPRHRTLSTVQEFETVLHPYLEDGTLRSVLSVIGQGGRGLGATTLDNLGQIIVELPEREEGRIVPVTEVMNRIEEKSRWIAGAENVRFRTIQEGPPVDDPVTLRFFSDSYEDLFDVAEEVTRYMEQQPDRLFNVKDNIEKGTPELFVSVNQENASRLGLNASYIGTYLNSIFDGVTATTIFDRNEDIDVIVVIDEDEINSAFRFNSINIPSPQGEMIPLSTVASIIDTTDIASIRRRNGRRFITVSAQIHGNVDLTQINQEIISYYNTEIAPRYPNVTLEPGGEFEEFQEIISDILRLFLVGIFLMYVIMGTLFKSYTQPLLLMFSIPFAFAGVVIFLFISGTPFSSTVMYAGVALAGIAVNDSIVLISFINKRDEEYENTMQAVLEAVRVRLRPIMLTSITTIGGLLPTALGVGGVSPVWGPMASTIIFGLLFSTLTTLMIIPCMYGIGSDIADKIATAKGKIKSRLKGGDKA, from the coding sequence GTGAGTGTAGGATCATTTTCTGTTAAAAATCCCGTTCTCATAAATATTCTGATGATCAGTATACTAGTGCTTGGCTATCAGAGTGTACAGCGGCTTCCTCAGGAACAGTTCAGTGATGTACCATTTTTCTGGGTAATCATAAGTGTTCCCTACCCCGGGGCTTCTCCTTTTGACATAGAAAGATCAGTGGCCATACCGGTGGAAAATGAGATGGATGGCCTCCGCAGCGTTCGGGAGGTCCAGACTATTATTCAGGAAGGGATTGCCACCATACAGATACAGTTCGAGGAGGGGATCTCAAGAGAGGAGTTTGTAGGGCTGTATAGCGAAGCCCAAACCAGGTTTGGGAGAGTTGAGCTTCCTGATGGAGCTCTTGAACCAACACTGACAGATTTTTCAAGTGAAGATTTTCTTCCTGTAATAGAAGCTGTGTTACACGGAGAAGTAGATTCCGTAACTCTTGTGACCGAAGTCAGAAGATTGCGGGATGAGATTACCTCATTACCCGAAGTGTCTATGGTGACTCTTACCGGAGCACCTGAGCGGCAGATCCGTATTAATGCGCATCAGAGTGCTCTTGAATCTTACAGGTTATCGATAGACGAAGTGGTTCAGTCTGTGAGCGGTGCTGATGTGAGAATGCCGGCGGGTTTTCTGAAAACCCCCAGACGTCAGTATCTGGTACGTACTGTTGAAGAAAAAACGAGGCCGGAAGATTTCGGGGACATAATCGTACGTCAGCAAACGCCTGAAATGGGTTTGGTTCGTCTGTCAGATGTAGCAGATGTACGCGAAGCTCTTTCTCCGACTGGTCCTGTTGCCCGCTTTAATTTTGAACCTGCGACAAACCTTCAAATATCAAAAATCACAGGGGCGTCTTCTGTTGATGTTGTGGATGATATCAGGCAGTTGGTTGAGGAGTTCAAACCTGGATTGGAAGAGGGACTCAGGATTACTTTCATTAACGACGCCACTGTAAGGATACGAAGCAGCATAAATGTTTTGGTCACTAATGCAGTGTTTGGATTTGTTCTGCTTATCCTCGTACTCTGGTATTTTGTGGGGATTCGTAATTCGTTTATAATCGGTTTGGGTATACCGATAACCTTCGCAATTACTTTTATAGTACTGGAAATCACCGGTGATACCCTTAACAGCAACTCCTTGTTTGCACTTGTTCTCGTGCTGGGTTTGATTGTTGACCATGCAATTGTAATAATTGAGAACTGTTACCGGGTTAGACAGGAGGGGCTTTCACCGGAGCAGGCTGCGATCAGGGGTACCGATGAAGTTTTCTCTCCTGTTGTTTCCGCAACACTCACCACTATAGCGGCATTTTTACCGCTGATGATTGTACCGGGTCTGATTGGGAGATTTCTCAGAGTAATCCCACTGGTTGTAACGATTGCACTGCTGGCTTCAAATTTCGAAGCCTTACTTCTTCTGCCTTCACATTTTGCACACTGGAGCAGCTCAAAAACCAAAGAGGAAAAGAGATTTTTTTTAAAGATCGAATCCCTTTGGAGCAGAATTCTCAGACGAGTCTACCATCACCGATATGTGGCAATAGGGATCGGTTTTATATTTCTGCTGTTTTCAGCTGTTATTCTCAATTTTGTACAGCAGGATTTGTTTGCAGGCGAAGAGTACAGCTATTTTTTTATTGAAATAGAGATGCCTCCCGGTACTCCAAGACACAGAACCTTATCCACAGTGCAAGAATTTGAAACTGTCCTTCACCCCTACCTTGAGGATGGAACATTGCGTTCGGTGCTGTCAGTCATAGGTCAGGGTGGCCGGGGTCTTGGGGCTACAACCCTTGACAATTTGGGGCAGATCATTGTGGAATTGCCTGAGCGTGAAGAGGGTAGAATCGTACCGGTTACAGAAGTAATGAACAGAATCGAAGAAAAGTCGCGCTGGATTGCAGGAGCCGAAAATGTACGGTTCCGAACGATTCAGGAGGGGCCGCCTGTTGATGATCCGGTTACACTGAGATTTTTCTCAGACAGTTATGAAGACCTTTTTGATGTGGCAGAAGAGGTGACAAGATATATGGAGCAGCAACCAGACCGGCTCTTTAACGTAAAGGATAACATTGAAAAAGGTACACCGGAACTTTTCGTCAGTGTTAACCAGGAAAACGCTTCACGGCTGGGACTAAACGCTTCTTATATCGGTACATACCTGAACTCCATTTTCGACGGAGTCACGGCTACCACAATTTTCGACCGCAATGAAGATATTGATGTAATTGTGGTAATTGATGAGGATGAAATAAACAGTGCATTCAGATTCAATTCCATCAACATCCCATCACCTCAGGGAGAAATGATCCCCCTCTCTACCGTTGCATCTATTATCGACACTACAGATATTGCCTCAATCCGAAGAAGAAATGGCAGAAGATTTATTACCGTCTCTGCACAGATACATGGAAATGTTGATCTGACCCAAATAAACCAGGAGATTATCTCCTATTACAATACCGAGATCGCTCCCCGATATCCAAATGTCACACTCGAACCGGGTGGAGAATTCGAAGAATTTCAGGAGATCATTTCTGATATCCTCAGGCTGTTTCTGGTTGGTATATTTTTGATGTATGTAATTATGGGTACACTATTCAAGTCATACACACAACCATTGCTGCTGATGTTCTCCATTCCATTTGCATTTGCCGGAGTAGTTATTTTTCTCTTCATTTCCGGCACTCCATTTTCTTCTACAGTTATGTATGCGGGAGTTGCTCTTGCAGGAATTGCGGTAAACGACTCCATTGTCCTTATCAGCTTTATCAACAAAAGAGACGAAGAGTACGAAAATACGATGCAGGCAGTGCTGGAGGCTGTAAGGGTAAGATTGCGTCCCATAATGCTTACCTCAATAACCACAATCGGCGGGCTTCTTCCAACTGCACTGGGAGTGGGAGGTGTTTCGCCGGTCTGGGGACCTATGGCTTCAACGATTATATTCGGATTGCTTTTCTCTACCCTCACAACTCTGATGATCATTCCGTGTATGTATGGAATTGGATCTGATATAGCAGACAAAATAGCCACTGCAAAAGGTAAAATTAAGTCGCGACTAAAAGGCGGGGATAAAGCATAG
- a CDS encoding putative Co/Zn/Cd efflux system membrane fusion protein gives MKPDCMKSIIFISVIFILISCNNQEGSTDQQQSGTNPSTVEGVILRRGIFNPWLEKSGVIAGRNEVTVISETEGVILFDNFEIGDRVEKNSVLVSVDRDEARFAMNQAQEQLRAAELNLQASRRLFEQNILSRSEYEEAQSAYSGARSSFEAARQRFQNTRVRSPIEGEVASKEQGISLGNYISPGSLVARIIDKSKFRINLAVGEKEIGLIQAGADAQVAVPAIQGDSVFHGIVKAVSAGARPASGSYPVVVEFDNNDSRIRSGMSANVRIRTTEADSVLLIPSAALIRNNDKFSVYHFSSHTAQRTDIRLGRRMGDIAEVRSGVSVGDTVITSGTTTIDHGDSVNIEVIGESGDWQ, from the coding sequence ATGAAACCGGATTGCATGAAAAGCATCATCTTTATATCGGTGATTTTCATTCTGATATCCTGTAATAATCAGGAAGGTAGTACAGATCAGCAACAAAGTGGAACAAATCCCTCCACAGTTGAAGGAGTTATCCTGAGGAGGGGGATTTTTAATCCCTGGCTTGAAAAATCGGGAGTTATTGCAGGAAGAAATGAAGTGACGGTGATCTCTGAAACGGAAGGTGTAATACTGTTTGATAATTTTGAAATTGGTGACAGGGTAGAGAAAAACAGTGTACTTGTCTCCGTTGACAGAGATGAGGCAAGGTTTGCAATGAATCAGGCTCAGGAGCAGCTAAGAGCAGCTGAACTGAATCTGCAGGCTTCCCGGCGCCTCTTTGAGCAAAACATACTATCCCGCAGTGAATATGAGGAAGCGCAGAGTGCCTACAGTGGTGCACGATCTTCTTTTGAGGCAGCAAGGCAGAGATTTCAAAACACCCGGGTACGCTCTCCCATTGAAGGAGAAGTCGCATCAAAGGAGCAGGGGATATCTCTGGGCAACTATATCAGTCCCGGGTCCCTGGTAGCCAGGATAATCGACAAATCCAAGTTTCGGATAAATTTAGCAGTTGGCGAAAAAGAAATAGGGCTGATTCAGGCAGGTGCAGACGCACAGGTGGCTGTACCTGCGATTCAGGGCGATTCTGTTTTCCATGGTATTGTAAAAGCTGTCTCAGCGGGGGCAAGACCAGCAAGTGGAAGTTATCCGGTAGTCGTAGAGTTTGACAACAACGATTCCCGTATCCGCTCAGGTATGAGTGCAAATGTGAGAATAAGAACGACCGAAGCAGATTCAGTTCTGCTAATTCCATCCGCAGCACTGATCAGAAACAATGACAAATTCTCCGTATACCACTTCAGCTCTCATACAGCCCAAAGAACAGATATAAGACTTGGAAGAAGGATGGGTGATATTGCAGAGGTAAGAAGTGGCGTTTCAGTTGGTGATACTGTGATTACATCCGGAACAACAACAATCGATCATGGTGACAGTGTCAATATTGAAGTTATCGGCGAAAGTGGAGACTGGCAGTGA
- a CDS encoding outer membrane efflux protein → MMKKPVLYMLFSIFLSFQAGVAEHFLTLPEAEQRGLQNNYQLLISQFEQESARWERYSALASFLPNVSFSTNWIQAEDIDIPPPNGTPGEIGVPGAQPGLFAQDGFQHQLSVTQPIFNSGAEIVSTLMAKNTLSALRHRVEETKQDMLLQIRSLYLNAIILKEQMRIDSLGLQWVEGSLERARIRFEEGVLPESELLRWQGEVFERRADIAQSRVNAQSALVQLLFAIGEPVTRRVPFELQDKNLLQELYGEIQPPSPVSVEENPSVLAAREELSVSRRTVQLALTPFLPRINAFFQYDWLPDDNFFPQEEGFWRYGIRMDLDLFAGGQRYFDYRAARNQHTTMETTYQQLLENTRASVLETEMSFESAVLEVEAARSRLELMEKTLEMMELRYEAGVVGILDLLDTRVQLESAEMVYLSGMANAIINRYEFERAAGTLKPFPNP, encoded by the coding sequence ATGATGAAAAAGCCAGTCTTATACATGCTATTTTCAATTTTTTTGTCATTTCAGGCTGGAGTTGCAGAACATTTTCTCACTCTGCCGGAAGCAGAACAGCGCGGGCTGCAAAACAACTACCAGCTCCTCATTTCGCAATTCGAACAGGAATCTGCCAGATGGGAACGCTATAGCGCACTTGCTTCTTTTCTGCCGAACGTCTCATTCTCTACAAACTGGATACAGGCTGAAGACATTGATATACCGCCTCCCAACGGAACACCCGGGGAGATTGGTGTACCAGGTGCCCAGCCGGGATTATTTGCCCAGGACGGATTCCAGCACCAGCTCTCAGTAACCCAGCCAATTTTCAACTCCGGAGCAGAGATTGTCAGTACCCTTATGGCAAAAAACACTCTATCGGCACTCCGTCACAGGGTAGAGGAAACAAAGCAGGATATGCTTCTTCAGATTCGTTCCCTTTACCTCAATGCAATCATACTAAAAGAGCAGATGAGGATAGACAGTCTCGGCCTCCAGTGGGTGGAAGGGAGTCTTGAAAGGGCAAGGATACGTTTTGAAGAGGGTGTGTTGCCAGAAAGTGAACTGTTGCGTTGGCAGGGTGAGGTTTTTGAGCGCAGAGCAGACATAGCACAGTCACGGGTAAATGCTCAGAGCGCCCTTGTTCAGTTGCTTTTTGCAATCGGGGAGCCTGTAACAAGAAGGGTACCTTTTGAGCTGCAGGATAAAAATCTGCTACAAGAGCTGTATGGGGAAATCCAGCCCCCTTCACCCGTTTCAGTTGAGGAAAATCCTTCTGTTTTAGCCGCCCGTGAAGAGCTCAGTGTAAGCCGCAGAACCGTTCAGCTGGCGCTGACCCCGTTTCTGCCACGTATCAATGCTTTTTTCCAATATGACTGGCTTCCTGATGATAACTTTTTTCCTCAGGAGGAGGGGTTCTGGAGATATGGGATAAGAATGGATTTGGATCTCTTTGCCGGAGGACAAAGATATTTCGATTACCGTGCAGCGCGAAATCAGCACACCACTATGGAAACCACTTATCAGCAGTTGCTTGAAAATACAAGAGCTTCAGTTTTAGAAACAGAAATGTCGTTTGAAAGTGCGGTTCTTGAAGTGGAGGCCGCACGCAGCAGACTGGAGCTGATGGAGAAGACTTTAGAAATGATGGAGCTGAGGTATGAGGCGGGGGTAGTGGGTATACTTGATTTGCTCGATACCAGAGTACAACTGGAATCCGCAGAGATGGTTTACCTTTCAGGTATGGCCAATGCAATTATCAACAGGTATGAATTTGAAAGGGCAGCAGGAACGCTCAAACCATTCCCCAACCCATAA
- a CDS encoding 6-phosphofructokinase — translation MTESYDFTIPTLGECRYPSPLNLSTVTGDMIANYVSDEEFIINDPHYQPGDTVTFRRENLIEKAGPRKHLFFDPSRVHAAIATCGGLCPGLNDVIRSIVMSLWHQYGVRRISGVRFGYQGFMPENEEPFIELNPKTVGFIHRMGGTILGSSRGHGDRTAQIVDSLEKNGINVLFTIGGDGTQKGSLDIAREAQRRGLAISVIGIPKTIDNDLSFIQKSFGFETAVSEAVKAVHGAHVEAHDAPNGIGIVKLMGRQSGFIAAYTAMGSNDVNFVLVPEVPFDLEGENGLFSLIHRRLETRNHALIVVAEGAGQELLDREPVERDASGNIKLGDIGIFLKNQITQYFKKQNVDINLKYIDPSYIIRSTPANPIDSVYCTRLGTNSVHAAMAGKSRMLISLINNNFVHIPIELAVSQKNSIDPESPLWRDVLQTTGQPLVMSNRGQE, via the coding sequence ATGACAGAATCATATGATTTTACCATACCCACTCTTGGAGAGTGCAGGTATCCATCACCGCTTAACCTTTCCACCGTAACGGGTGATATGATCGCCAATTACGTAAGTGATGAAGAATTTATCATCAATGACCCCCATTACCAGCCCGGCGACACCGTTACTTTCAGAAGAGAAAATCTAATCGAGAAAGCAGGTCCAAGAAAACACCTCTTTTTCGATCCTTCGAGGGTGCATGCTGCAATCGCCACCTGCGGAGGGCTCTGTCCCGGACTCAACGATGTAATCCGGTCAATCGTTATGAGTCTGTGGCACCAATATGGTGTGAGGCGAATTTCTGGTGTGAGGTTTGGGTATCAGGGGTTTATGCCTGAAAACGAGGAGCCTTTCATAGAACTAAACCCCAAAACAGTTGGTTTCATACACAGAATGGGCGGAACTATTCTGGGCTCTTCCCGGGGACACGGTGACAGAACTGCCCAAATCGTCGATTCACTCGAAAAGAACGGAATCAATGTGCTTTTTACAATCGGCGGTGACGGTACCCAAAAGGGATCTTTGGATATTGCCCGGGAGGCACAGAGGCGTGGTCTTGCCATATCAGTCATAGGTATTCCAAAAACCATAGACAATGACCTAAGCTTCATACAGAAATCCTTTGGCTTCGAAACTGCGGTCAGCGAAGCAGTTAAAGCTGTGCATGGTGCCCATGTCGAGGCACACGATGCCCCCAACGGGATCGGGATTGTAAAACTGATGGGGCGACAATCAGGCTTTATCGCTGCCTACACAGCTATGGGCAGCAATGATGTCAACTTTGTACTGGTACCGGAAGTTCCTTTTGATCTGGAGGGGGAAAACGGGTTGTTTTCCCTGATTCACAGACGTTTGGAAACAAGAAATCATGCACTTATCGTTGTGGCTGAGGGGGCAGGACAGGAACTGCTCGACAGAGAGCCTGTAGAAAGAGACGCTTCGGGGAATATCAAACTTGGTGATATCGGCATCTTTCTTAAAAACCAGATTACCCAGTATTTCAAAAAACAAAATGTCGATATTAACCTTAAATATATCGACCCCTCCTATATCATTCGATCAACTCCCGCTAACCCCATCGACTCAGTTTACTGCACCCGTCTGGGCACCAATTCAGTTCATGCGGCAATGGCAGGAAAAAGCAGAATGCTGATTAGCCTTATCAACAACAATTTCGTTCACATCCCAATTGAGCTTGCTGTTTCCCAGAAGAACAGTATCGACCCGGAAAGTCCTTTATGGAGAGATGTCCTTCAGACAACGGGTCAGCCTCTTGTGATGAGCAACCGGGGTCAGGAATAA